The genomic region CATTGACAAAATGGACCAAACTAATTAAGGACACAAACTGTCAAATTCTGAACCAGAATTTATGTTTTGATCCAGAGAGATGCGAACCAAAAGTTCATATATCCGAAGCGCGGTAACTTGAGCAAAGAAAACCATCAACACATAGCACCATTCAGATGTATCTGAGGAAGGCGGTTCTAGTCTAGATGTCTGCTGTAAGGAAGTTCGCTGACAATGATACCTGGAAAAGAGATGTTGAACGTTAGCCTGAGTGCCAGAGAGAGCAAGAGAGGGAGCAAGGGATTGATTTTGAATCCAAGAAAATACCTTCTCGCCGGGTTTGAATGGAGGAAGACCTTTAAAAGGGCATGTAGCGCATCGAAAAGCATCCCCTAGTCCACACTGCAGATTGTAATTTTCAAAGCAAAGTAAACAAAACTGAAcagagaaataaaaatacattaaaaagCAGATGGATGAGAAACTAGAGGACATACACTGCCACATTGCGACTTGAAATTGCTCAAATCTACAGTGGTGCCCAACTTCTCTACTTTCTGCTCTTCTTCAGCTCTCCCACAAGTGCAGTTTTTACAAGCTTTCCTTGTGCTTCCAACTTCGCAATCACTCGCTGCACAAGCACATTGTTCGGTACATGGTTAAAAGAACACAAAAATTACAGTTGGCCCCCAAAAGAATCTCACGAGGCCGACAAACAATGAAAACAATTCAAAAAAGCATCATTTTGGGCCATGATGTCTTACATAGCAGCTGGGGTTTCTTTAAGTCCTCTTCTGTTAGTAAACTATCCTCGTCAATGAGATCTGAATCATCATTGATCTGAATTTTTGGTAAAGCTTTTGTGGTCTTTTTTAAGGCAAAGGATGAACCAATCTTCCAAGAAGGCTTTTTAGCCTTGACCtacaaaaaagaacaaaactaaGGCTCGAATGACTAATTCACAAAGCATATCCCATGATAAATGAACATGATCCAAATTACAGATTTTATTAAAAGCATCCATCCACAAATAAAATTTATTGATACAGTTATAGTGAACCAAGATATTCTTTTCATTCTTGTGAAATTATGAAATGCTAGAGTAATCGGAAAAATCAGAGATAACAATGGACACGTTCATCGAATGCAATACTCATGtgctacccaaaaaaaaaaaacagaagtaCTCCAGTGCAAAAGCCTTGGGCAATTCAGACAATAGGGAGATTGGTGAGGTGGGTAGAAGAGATTCAATTAAACGCCTACAAGAAATTAAATGGAGAATATAGTGCTCGACTGGATTAAATGGCAGGAGAAACTTCACAAGTAGGATCCTATCTAGATCCTGATAATGGTCCATGTAGCAACTCCAAACAGTTGGTAGTAAGGCCGAAGTGAGTTGAATCGAGATTGTGTTATTGAATTAACATGCAAGGGGGAGAATTTAGATATCTATGCCAATGGATACTAGTAACACTGAAACTTACCCCAAAAGATAACTCAGATGGTAAACTTGATTTCACTTGAAGAGCTTTTGCTTCTAGAAAACCAGACAAAAGTAACTTGCGCTCAAGAACGGAGGTGGTCTGCAAGAGAACCCAAGTAAGATTTCTCATTCATGCCAAAACAAAATCTATAATGTCCCAATGTCAACATTAATGACCTTATCTGTTTCCCCTGTCGAAGCATCAGATATCTTGTAAATTAGGACTGTTCCACCAGGCTTCAAGACTCTTGAGATTTCCCCTAACAACTGCTCATTTGGAAATTCAATCGATCTACAAAGAGTAAACACAATGTCCACGGCGGAAGACCCCACCGGCAGCTGATCTGTCATGTCATAtatcaaaacaaaatgagatgaACACTATATTTTTGGCTACTGCGTAAACTGCGCACATGACAAACtggtgagaaataaaaataaatagctAATCCCAGACCGGTAGATCCAACATAAAAACTAAGCAATTGATCTTGGGATGCTATACAATACTGCCCATGGacaataaactaagcagaactGATACAAAACGAAATATCAGACTCCCGGACATGAATCTTGTTCATAAGCAGCGATTTAATCAAGCAACAGTTGATAAAAAAGTTTTGTAACCCATGGACACATATTGAATGGCATTGCGGGAGAATAGAGACACAACTACATTAAATCACAAAACTGAGTAAGAAACTTACTTGAAGAAGACAGAGTGACAATTTGAGGTTCACACTTTTCGGTCCCGAGCTCCCTTAATGCATCAAAAACTAGACTAACAGGTAGAACCCCATCATCTGTAAATGCCAGCACAGATCCCTGCAGAAATGAAGGTCAATAAATTTTAGTGGGTTGCATCCTCTTTCCCACATGAAATTTGTCAGGCAATAAGAAAAAAGCTTAGTTCTTGAAATTTTTGAGGCTGAAGAACAAATAACAACAGCTgacacaaacacaaaataaaattgataaaagGACAATTAATCGACAAATAATAACGTCAGGTTCTtcattattaaattaaaaatataatattatgcaATCAGATTCAAAAAGGTCGATTAAAATCTGCTtaaaaatactcaattttttcacCACATGAGTTAAAAGTATTCAACTTTCGTCTTCCATTTTTCCCTTTCAGTTTTCTGAGCAGCCAAACGGTTCGCAGGAAAAAATTCgcagtaattgaaaaatcgctAACAAACGCATTGCAGTAAGATCTAAGCAAGCAATTGCAGAACAAGGAAACAAATTGAGaactgaaaaaaaagaaaagaccaGAGAAACTGACCATGGCGTCGAAGGAGGAACAGATCTTCAAGCCCTAAAAGCAAAAACGCAGCGAACCGGTTCTTCTACAGTCAGCCAACAATGTCCCGTGCTTGTACTGTATTTGTGCGCTGCCGActtcctttttctctcttttgcgTTCGGCAATGTGGTGGGCTGCGTGGGAAGAATAAGGGCAGTATTTAAAAGGAATACGTGGGTGATGGAGTATGACGGTCGCACACGACGTATGCCGTGTACACCGAAGCGTGGGGATCGTGAGCTGGCCACACTTGACCGCGCGTGGAGCTGTTGTCTCGACACGTGTTAGGGTCTATAGGGGAAATTTGAgctttttcttgtttatttaatttagtGATCACACCTATTTTTATCTCTCAACTCTGTTTTAATTTCTGATcgtcaaattaaataaatataataagatcaatgaatgaaaaataaatttttgattgtcgaatcaaataaattaaataagatCAAtagccaaaaataaataaagttgtGGAAAATGAAAGGGGcctatttaattttgttttgatctggggtttctttcttattttatgCGTAGCAGGTGATGTACTTGTTACATGTAAATTTGATTTTGGCGTTGTATAGTGCAAAGGAAACAAAAACTACAT from Pyrus communis chromosome 4, drPyrComm1.1, whole genome shotgun sequence harbors:
- the LOC137731076 gene encoding anamorsin homolog yields the protein MGSVLAFTDDGVLPVSLVFDALRELGTEKCEPQIVTLSSSNQLPVGSSAVDIVFTLCRSIEFPNEQLLGEISRVLKPGGTVLIYKISDASTGETDKTTSVLERKLLLSGFLEAKALQVKSSLPSELSFGVKAKKPSWKIGSSFALKKTTKALPKIQINDDSDLIDEDSLLTEEDLKKPQLLSSDCEVGSTRKACKNCTCGRAEEEQKVEKLGTTVDLSNFKSQCGSCGLGDAFRCATCPFKGLPPFKPGEKVSLSANFLTADI